In a genomic window of Brassica rapa cultivar Chiifu-401-42 chromosome A10, CAAS_Brap_v3.01, whole genome shotgun sequence:
- the LOC103847352 gene encoding uncharacterized protein LOC103847352 yields MGNCLVMEKKVIKIVRNDGKVLEYREPTTVRHILTQFSGHSLFDNNSTCHLLPDAKLFSGRLYYLVPTTMKKKKTKKVTFADPEVEEDARVLREEVFDTCESNIDGGDNKNASIMRMKIVVSKQELEKLLQGGSVHEMVYQTLEKQTLLSDDDNLECNTGWRPMLDSIPEI; encoded by the coding sequence atggGGAACTGTTTAGTAATGGAGAAGAAAGTGATAAAGATAGTGAGAAACGATGGGAAGGTACTTGAATATAGAGAACCCACAACTGTTCGTCACATCCTTACGCAATTCTCTGGTCACTCTCTCTTTGACAACAACAGTACTTGTCATCTTCTTCCCGATGCTAAGCTTTTCTCTGGTCGTCTCTACTATCTTGTTCCTACaacaatgaaaaagaaaaagaccaaaaaagTAACGTTTGCGGATCCTGAGGTGGAAGAAGACGCAAGAGTACTAAGAGAAGAAGTTTTTGACACTTGTGAAAGCAATATCGATGGTGGTGACAATAAGAACGCGAGTATTATGAGAATGAAGATCGTTGTGAGTAAACAAGAGCTGGAGAAGCTGCTCCAAGGAGGGTCGGTTCATGAAATGGTATACCAAACTCTTGAGAAGCAAACTTTGCTTTCTGATGATGATAATCTTGAATGTAATACAGGTTGGAGACCTATGTTAGATAGCATACCTGAAATCTGA